One segment of Geminicoccaceae bacterium DNA contains the following:
- a CDS encoding amidohydrolase, with the protein MPIVNRVAEFHDDMTAWRRHLHANPELGYEEVMTSAFVSGKLQDFGVDEIHEGVGRTGVVGVIRGGDGQRRVGLRADMDALPIQEATGVPHASKNPGKMHACGHDGHTTMLLGAARYLAETRNFNGTVYLYFQPAEEGRAGAKAMIDDGLFERFPAEAVFGLHNWPSMPVGVFGMCKGPAMAASDEFRLTLSGKGSHAAMPQASHDPVVAGAAIVQALQTIVSRQIDPIDNAVVSVTQFVAGDTFNVIPETALLGGTVRTFNAGTRDFCEKRLREIAGGIAATMGVECDIFYRRGYPPMVNHERESDFAADSAAEIVGEDKVQRNPHPVMGAEDFAFMLEEKPGSYIWLGTGGAEQGKSLHSPHFDFNDEVLPIGASYWVRLVERLMAA; encoded by the coding sequence GTGCCCATCGTCAATCGTGTTGCCGAATTCCATGATGACATGACGGCATGGCGCCGGCACCTGCATGCAAACCCGGAACTCGGCTACGAGGAAGTGATGACCTCGGCTTTCGTCAGCGGGAAACTCCAGGATTTCGGTGTTGACGAGATTCACGAGGGGGTGGGCAGGACAGGCGTCGTTGGCGTGATCCGTGGAGGCGACGGGCAGCGGCGCGTCGGCTTGCGCGCGGACATGGACGCGTTGCCGATCCAGGAAGCGACAGGGGTGCCGCACGCTTCGAAAAATCCGGGCAAAATGCATGCCTGCGGTCATGATGGCCATACCACCATGCTGCTGGGGGCAGCCCGCTATCTGGCGGAGACCCGGAATTTCAACGGTACGGTCTACCTTTACTTCCAGCCCGCCGAGGAAGGTCGCGCCGGAGCGAAGGCGATGATCGATGACGGCCTGTTCGAGCGCTTTCCGGCCGAAGCCGTTTTCGGACTGCACAACTGGCCGAGCATGCCCGTGGGTGTATTCGGAATGTGCAAGGGGCCGGCCATGGCCGCGTCCGACGAATTCCGCCTCACGCTCTCGGGCAAGGGCAGCCATGCCGCCATGCCCCAGGCATCGCACGATCCCGTGGTCGCCGGTGCCGCCATCGTCCAGGCGTTGCAGACGATCGTTTCGCGCCAGATCGACCCGATCGACAACGCGGTCGTCTCGGTCACCCAGTTTGTCGCCGGCGACACCTTCAACGTCATACCCGAAACGGCCCTGCTGGGCGGAACGGTGCGGACGTTCAACGCCGGGACCCGTGATTTCTGCGAGAAACGGCTGCGCGAGATTGCAGGCGGTATCGCCGCGACGATGGGTGTCGAGTGCGATATCTTCTATCGTCGGGGTTATCCGCCGATGGTCAATCATGAACGTGAATCGGATTTTGCCGCCGACAGCGCTGCCGAGATCGTGGGAGAGGACAAGGTGCAGCGCAATCCGCATCCGGTGATGGGAGCAGAGGATTTCGCCTTCATGCTTGAGGAAAAGCCCGGAAGCTACATCTGGTTGGGAACCGGTGGAGCCGAACAGGGCAAGTCCCTGCATAGCCCGCATTTCGATTTCAATGACGAAGTCTTGCCTATCGGCGCAAGCTATTGGGTCCGGTTGGTCGAACGTCTCATGGCAGCTTAA
- a CDS encoding efflux RND transporter periplasmic adaptor subunit: MKSVCNTPWIAGVLVLAISGLNAHAVMAQAPAAPVVVDAVRLEQLTETISVLGRVVATREGYVAARVSAPVATARAQVGDRVEAGDILIQLDTARLELDRALAEAELHAANAEHNTILREIDLLKQELDRLEKLRGSAAFSRARLDDKVTEIAAAASRAEAASARLERSRVNLRYRATDVADAAIRAPYKGVVVERKVSAGAYVRVGDPVVMMVDAGSIEIEADVPAQRLRGIQPGGTMELEIGDQTYEARLRAIVPMENPMTRTRAVRFEPVDPPDDAVSAIGQSVTIDLPIGAPRDALTVSKDAVTPMQGARMVFRVTKENVVEPVPVILGAALGSRFEVVSGLTDGDLVVTKGNERLRPGQEVQFEPPAGETGRTDTVAPSGETTEADASVPANPTAGKP, translated from the coding sequence ATGAAGTCAGTCTGTAATACCCCATGGATCGCGGGCGTGCTCGTCCTGGCAATCTCGGGGCTGAACGCGCATGCTGTCATGGCCCAGGCGCCCGCAGCGCCCGTCGTGGTCGACGCCGTGCGACTCGAGCAGCTCACGGAAACCATCTCGGTACTGGGACGGGTCGTGGCCACGCGCGAAGGTTATGTCGCGGCACGGGTATCGGCTCCGGTTGCGACCGCCCGTGCCCAGGTCGGGGATCGGGTCGAGGCGGGCGATATCCTGATACAACTCGATACAGCGAGACTGGAGCTCGATCGGGCGTTGGCCGAAGCAGAGCTGCATGCGGCCAATGCCGAGCACAACACGATCCTCAGGGAAATCGACCTGCTGAAACAGGAGCTGGATCGACTGGAGAAACTGCGCGGATCGGCAGCATTCTCCCGCGCCCGCCTCGATGACAAGGTGACCGAAATCGCCGCCGCTGCCAGCAGGGCGGAAGCGGCCAGCGCCCGCCTCGAACGCTCTCGGGTCAACCTTCGCTACCGGGCGACGGACGTTGCCGACGCCGCCATTCGAGCGCCCTACAAGGGGGTTGTGGTCGAACGCAAGGTCAGTGCCGGTGCCTATGTCCGGGTAGGCGATCCCGTGGTCATGATGGTCGATGCCGGGAGCATCGAGATCGAAGCCGACGTCCCGGCCCAGCGTCTGCGCGGGATCCAGCCGGGCGGAACCATGGAACTGGAGATCGGCGATCAGACCTATGAGGCGCGGCTGCGGGCCATCGTTCCCATGGAAAATCCGATGACCCGCACCCGTGCCGTGCGTTTCGAGCCTGTCGATCCTCCGGATGACGCCGTGAGCGCGATCGGCCAGAGCGTGACCATCGACCTGCCGATCGGCGCTCCGCGCGACGCCTTGACCGTCTCCAAGGATGCGGTGACGCCGATGCAGGGTGCGCGCATGGTCTTCCGTGTCACCAAGGAAAATGTCGTCGAGCCCGTGCCGGTGATCCTGGGTGCCGCATTGGGCAGTCGCTTCGAGGTCGTCAGCGGTCTGACCGATGGCGATCTGGTCGTCACCAAGGGCAACGAGCGGCTGCGTCCGGGGCAGGAGGTGCAGTTCGAGCCGCCGGCAGGCGAAACCGGCCGGACCGATACCGTCGCCCCCTCCGGGGAAACGACCGAAGCGGATGCTTCGGTCCCGGCCAACCCGACCGCCGGAAAGCCCTGA
- the tnpA gene encoding IS200/IS605 family transposase, with translation MDTYQSLSHSVWDCKYHVVFIPKCRRKTLYTGLRPHLGAVFRQLAKQKESKVIEGHLLPDHVHMMLAIPPKYAVSNVVGFIKGKSAIHLARVYGERRRNFVGQHFWARGYFVSTVGRDETVIRDYIRNQEKEDRRLDQLALLP, from the coding sequence ATGGACACGTATCAGAGCCTAAGTCACAGCGTTTGGGACTGCAAATATCATGTCGTCTTTATCCCGAAATGCCGACGCAAGACGCTGTATACAGGCCTGCGCCCACATCTCGGCGCGGTTTTTCGACAGCTAGCCAAACAAAAGGAGAGCAAGGTCATAGAAGGTCATCTGCTACCGGATCACGTCCACATGATGCTCGCCATTCCCCCCAAATATGCTGTCTCCAATGTCGTCGGCTTCATCAAAGGGAAGAGCGCCATTCACTTAGCCCGTGTTTATGGCGAACGCCGACGCAATTTCGTTGGCCAACATTTCTGGGCAAGAGGATATTTTGTCAGCACGGTCGGGCGAGACGAAACGGTCATCCGCGACTACATTCGCAATCAGGAGAAGGAAGATCGCCGGCTCGATCAACTCGCGCTGTTACCCTGA